In Rutidosis leptorrhynchoides isolate AG116_Rl617_1_P2 chromosome 6, CSIRO_AGI_Rlap_v1, whole genome shotgun sequence, the DNA window ATCGAAGTTCCCACTGTTATTCCCCAAATTATCATTGATCAACTCGAAGAAGATGCTTATGAGAAGGTTCTTGAGTCCAGCAAAGCGCTAGAAAAAATTTCAATTTAAACCCTTGTGGATGCCGCTACTGATCTTGCTGTCTTGGTGCATGATAGTTTGTTGATGAAGTTTTAAGCTTGCGAGCTAGTGCTCACTGTTGGGGGGTTGTAGGGTGTGCTTTCTATGACACCCTgcaacattttttttctttctttttttgtaCAGAGCATGGGGGTCTTGGGTACGCCATAAGCTTACCTTGCTTTTGACCCCTTAAGCTCACTGCCCTTGGGGGATGCACCTGTTATTAGCGTGCTTCATGAGGCACTTTTAACATCATGGGTGTGCCCCCATTCTTAATTtagttttttattttctgttttcatggGGCAATCTGCCTGATCTATGCGTGCAAGGGTTCgaaggattgttaccattagtgtaGGGCACCGTTCCAGATAAGCCACATAGTTTAGATTTCAATTTAATTGTAATCGTAATGGCCTGCGTGCCAGTTTAACTTTTGTGCTTTAAACACCTTTTGCAATAGTATATGTAACCAATGCAATGCATTGTTTCCTTTGCATTAATAAGTAAAGTAATTCAATATCTTTTCCTTATTGTATTGTTAGCGTCACTAGGCATATTAAGTTCTTAATACTTAAAATTTTATTTGCATACAAACCATTGTATACCCGTTTATACTCCAAATTTAATAATACTAACCGACGCTAAACTATTGTGCACATAGCCAACGCTTTTCATTGCATTATTATGTAAACTATTTAGAGCCTTCTAAGTGAACTAACACTTAGGTTAGTGGGCAAGCAACCGTAATACTTGtcttttatagtcatgacttgtagTCTTCTAGTCTGCGAGAGTGTGTTGGTCTAGCTAAACCAATGCCTGTTACCCACCCTAaaatctagccttgtaaccaaacaggcttctgccatgCGGGAGCTAGAGATCATCCCTTAAGGAGGTAGGATGCACGTAATAGTTGTCAAATTATGCGTTGAAATGTAACCAAACACTTCCATTCaaaaaattaaatttatttattacaAAATAAATCAAATTCTCAAGTCATATCCAAATGACAATTTATTGCAACCATGAAAGAAATACGAATTTTCTTACAAGTAAACAAAGCAATATTTTATATGACCTAAAAAAAATGCAAATGCTTAAAAGTAGGGGTGATCAATCCCTAGTGCTGTAGCCTGACAATTATATGTAACATCTTTTCAAATTGGTTGCATGCCAAGTACGAGGTATTCGCTCTCCATTTAATCTTGCCAGGATATAGGACCCCGTTGCACTCAGGGGCAGAAAATTATTAGGATTGGACGGGGCACCCGCCCCAGatggatttcaaaaaaaaaaatacattaaaaaaattactaaaaaataTGGTTTTTATTAGTGTTTACCCCAGCTATCACTGGAAAATTTAATAAGTTCTTGCACCGGCCCCATCTGTGGTCGATTTCAAGTTCCGCCCCTGGTTGCACTTATGCCAATAACTTCATAAGGGCCTTCTCAATTGGGTCCCAGCTTTCCAGTATTCTCTGCTCAACTTGCCTCATTGTTGCGCCATACATAATCTCCAATCCTGAACGACACAGGCTTAACGCGCTTATCATAATACTTAGAGATCTTCTGCTTATTAATGGCTTCGCGTGTAGTAGCTATTTCTCTGCATTCTTCTAGCATATCTAGGTTAGCGCGCAAGCCTTCATCATTAGTTGACTCATCGAAGCTGCGTATGCGCTTCGTTGGAACCGTTAATTTAGCGGTGATTACTGCTTCCGTCCCATAAACCAAGTTGAACGGTGTTTATCATGTTCTGTTTTTATGAGTAGTGCGATGTGCACACAAAACACTTGGGAGCTCATCAACCCACTCATTACCATACAACCCCAGGCGCGCTTTTATCCCCCTTACGATATCTTGGTTTGTTACTTCACATTGGCCATTGGCCTGTGGGTGACCGAccgaagtaaaagtttgcttaatattcaGCTCTTGACACCAGCTCCTGAAAAGCTCGCCTTAAACTGAGTACCATTGTTGCTGACAATTTCATTGGGGATACCAAACCTGCACACAATATCTTCCTAAAAGAAGTTACGAATGCGCCCGCGAGTAATTGTTGCCAATGCCTTTGCCTCCACCCATTTGGTGAAATAATCAATTGCCACCACCAAGAAATTTATTCCTCTAGAGCAAGCAATAATAACGTGAATACTGTTAAAGCGCGTATATTGCAAAGTATTACTTAAGTGTTTTATTTCATGCATACCTAAGCACGCAGTAATAGGACCGACAATGTCGATGGCCCATTTGCTGAACGGCCATGCTGTCGTTATTGGTATCATAGGTGCTCGACTTATTGACGCATGATGCTGACACGATTGGCACGTCCTTAAAATTTCCGCTGCATCGCTGTGAATGGTGGGCCAGTAATACCCTATGCGCATCACTTTTGCAGCGATTGTTCTGTATCCTGAGTGTAAAGCACAAGAACCCTCGTGAACTTCTCGAAGCACCTCTTTAGCTTGATTAGGTCCAATGCACAATAGGCTCGGCCCTAAATAAGACTTCCTGTATAAAACACCTTCAATTAACGCTTACATGGGAGCTTTAATACGAACCTTTCTCGTTTTCATCTGTAGGGAGTTTGCCCTCGGTTAAGAATTTCACAAATGGTGTCATCCAATTTAGGCTTTCCTCCTCGATGGGCGCAACAGTTGATTTCTCATTAATAGATTTTTCTTTTAACACTTCAACCCACACGTTTTTGCACAGATGATCGAAGGCTAAAGCGGCCAATTTGCTCAGTGCGTCTGCATTCTTGTTTTTCCCCCTGGGTACCTGTGTTAACCTGAAAAAATCAAATTCATTTGCTAGTTCATGCACCAGCTCCATGTACCGCTGCATAGAGGCTTCATGCGCCCCAAATGATACATTGACCTGCTTAGCGACTAACTGTGAGTCCAAATATGCATCCAAGTGCTTTATTCTAAGTCGTTGCGCTATACGCATCCCAGACAACAATGCTTCATATTCAGACTCATTGTTGGTCATAGAAAATGTGAACCGGAGTGCATAAGTATGCTCCTCTCCACCGAGACTTGTAAGGACCAATCCAGAGCCAGCGCCTTCGGGTCTACAAGCTCTATCTATATACAGTTCCTAGACCTAATTCATGTCACAACCAATTGTAGTACTTTCCGTGAGAGCCTCTACTTCTCCCATGGTTTCAGCCAAGTAATCTGCAAGTATCCGGCCTTTTACCGCCGTGCGCGGGGAATAATTGATTTCATTCTCTCCCAATTCAATGGTCCACTTAGCCAATCTACCCGAAACCTCAGGCTTGTACAACTCCTGTCATCACATATTATCAGCAAATCACAATTAATTCAAGTGCGTATTTGGCGTCTTATAAGACTGTGTAAATGAGAGATTGGGATACGCATGCCGCGACTTATAACAGTCTTATTGGTTGGTCAGTTAATACCACTATAGGGTACGTCTGGAAGTACTTTCACATCTAGCAAGCTATGTGTACTAGCGTATAAACTAGTTTTTCAATAGGTGGATAATTAACTTGGCTGCCGCTAAGTGCTTTGCAGACAAAATACACAGGCATTtgtacatgtg includes these proteins:
- the LOC139854443 gene encoding uncharacterized protein, whose translation is MTRPPHEQFPLNSVSMIKFPTRQGIATICTESGRALYASVTPPKPLPTVEEQIGSNSILINPKYPDKRIQDNMTGVPRNITEYKLNASPKNPVRQKKCPMAPERSKWLRLEVDKLVHANILREGYHQIQMAEVDEDKTAFHIDQGIYCYTKMPFGLKNVRATYQRVVDLAFRDQIGRNLEAYVNDLVIKILGKKRENSWDTELRQEESRPIPIKLKRWIEEVEKDLFEMKSLLKELPTLTAPVEGGSLMLYLATSKEAINSVLVTDRGQELYKPEVSGRLAKWTIELGENEINYSPRTAVKGRILADYLAETMGEVEALTENRACRPEGAGSGLVLTSLGGEEHTYALRFTFSMTNNESEYEALLSGMRIAQRLRIKHLDAYLDSQLVAKQVNVSFGAHEASMQRYMELVHELANEFDFFRLTQVPRGKNKNADALSKLAALAFDHLCKNVWVEVLKEKSINEKSTVAPIEEESLNWMTPFVKFLTEGKLPTDENEKGPSLLCIGPNQAKEVLREVHEGSCALHSGYRTIAAKVMRIGYYWPTIHSDAAEILRTCQSCQHHASISRAPMIPITTAWPFSKWAIDIVGPITACLGLEIMYGATMRQVEQRILESWDPIEKALMKLLA